The DNA region TGTTTCCCAATGCCGTGGTAGTGATTGACCGCTTTCATGTCATGAAATTAGTCAATGAGGAGTTAAATAAAATTCGTAGACAATCGGGTGTATCAGACCGAGGTAGCAAATTCATTTTGCTCAAGAATGGCAAGGATTTAACAGCAGAAGAAAAGACAAAGTTAGAAGAGATTCTGAAACGGTCAAAGCGATTAGGAAAAGCCTATGAGTGGAAAGAAGAGTTTCGCGCGATTTATGAACAACCATTAACCGTTGAGGAAGGCAAGCGTCAGATCCAAGGGTGGCTCGATCAAGCGCGAGTCGTCTATAGTGAAGCAAGCACAACGATTCGTAACCATTTAGATGGGATTAGCAACTACTTTCGGAATCGCACAACGAGTGGCGCAATGGAGGGAATCAACAACCGAATTAAATTGATTAAACGGCAAGCTTATGGCTTTGTCAATTTCAACAATTTTCGAGAAAGACTATTAGCCTGCTTCTCTGATTAAATAAAGTTATCACAGTACTAACGGGAGAACCTTGTTTGCCCATTTCCAAAAGATACGTCATCAGTCGAAATTCGACATCAAGATAAATCGCTTTTGGCATTAAAGCGAAGTTTGAGTACCCCAATTGTGACAGCAGTAACAGTAAAGGCTTCACCGAGTTTTGAACTTGATCAGCAAATTTATCTTGAGTGGTTTGGTGCTGATGTAGATGTCGATCACCTCACCTACTCTGTCAGCTACTCAATTGACCAAGGTAAATCTTTTCGTCCTATACAGGGTGGACTAAAGGAGACTCGATTGATACTTCCAACTCTTGGGCTGGGAGGCAGTAAAAGTGCTTTGTTCAAAGTAACTGCCAGCAATGGATTTAATATGGCAGAAGCTATCTCAAATCCCTTTCCTCTTCCTAAATCGGCACCTGTTGCTACCATTTTCTCCCCCACAGACAATGCAGTCTTCACCTCTAACGAATCCATTTTCCTAAGTGGTGTAGCAATTAATCTTGAAGAGGGTATGCTTGGGCAGCAGTTTTTGCAGTGGTATCTGGTAAAGTCACAAGAACTTCATTTTCTTGGCAGTGGTCGTGAAGTTTCGATTCACCCCCTTTCTGTTGGCAAGCACTTGATTCGACTCGTGGCAACAGATCAGGAAGGGGCACAAGCAATAGATGAGCGAACAATTGTCATCCAGGAAGCACCTTTGTATGAAATTGTATTGCCAGATTCTCCCAAATCACTGAAGTTTGTTGAGGTTAGTGCTCCAGATATCAACTATATATTTGCTCGTAACGGACAAATTGTTGCTTCTGACTCTACAGCAGAAATTAGCATTGAAGGTGCTGAGGGTAAGGGGTTCTTGCAATCTCGTATGTGGTCTCCTGGGGAAGAGATGACTCTTGGTAGTGGGTTAACTGCATACCTGTACCGTATTGCTTTGAATGATCTTGTAGGAGATCCAACAATTCATGGCATTACCTCCTTTAGCATAAAGTTTGGTTCAGTAGAGCCTTTGAATTACGATCGCAATACTTCTGATATGAGATATCACGGATTTGTGATCACTAGAGGTGGTTTGGGTGCAGTGGCTCCAAATAAGGTGGAACAGGCAGGTGATACGATTACCTTTCACTTCAATCCTCAGATAGGTGTTGGAAAAACTGCTGGAGGCGGTGAATCTTCATTCTTCTTTGGCATTGCCTCTCGTTATACCCCTAGTGATGTTGTGGCTAGGATAGGTGACTTTCAAGAGAGAGAGTATAACGTTAATGCTTGCGCCCCAAGTTCATAATTCCTCAGAGCGGTCTAACAAATCGCTTGGAGCGGACTGCCAAAGGTCTCCAGGGTGAAGTTTGAGGTTACTTGCAGCCGCTCAAGCGAACCGTTAGCTAGCTCCGCATCCAGACCTTGCACTCGTGCTTCAGCGGGATCGGTTAGCCCGAAACCGCCCAGAAGCTTGTCAGGCAAGGCCGTGGTTTGCGGGTTAGCTGTGATTGCGAAAGCACCCAGAAGGGTTTCGGTGAGGGCCATAACGAGGGGCGATCGGGCATCCCAAAACCGGCCAGGAGATTGGGGGTGAGGCGTGGTTGAAGGGCGATCTGTGCGTCGCTGAGCTAACAACGCTGTTGCAACGGATTGGTGAGTTCTGGCTGTAGGGGAGCAAGATTGATCCGCAACCGCTGAACAGCAACGTTAGCTAGCTCCGCGCTCAGTCCTTGCACTCGTTCTTCAGCGGGATCGGTCAGCCCGAAACCGCCCAGAAGCTTGTCAGTTGAGGCCGTCATTTGAGTCCTGTTGGTGGTTGCGAAAGCGCCCAGCAGGGTGTCGGTGAGGGCCATAGCGAGGGGCGATCGGTGATCCCGAAACCGGCCAGGAGATTGGGGGTGAGGCGTGGTTAGGGGGCGACCCTTGCGGTATCTGCGAAGCAGCACGGTGCGTCGCTGAGCTAACAACGCTGTTGCAACGGATTGGTGAGTTCTGGCTGTAGGGGAGCAAGGTTGATCTGCAACCGCTGAACAGCAACGTTAGCTAGCTCCGCCGCCAGACCTTGCACTCGTTCTTCAGCGGGATTGGTCAGTCCGAAACCGCTCAGAAGCTTGTCAGGCAAGGCCGTCATTTGAGTCCTGTTGGTGGTTGCGAAAGCGCCCAGCAGGGTGTCGGTGAGGGCCGTAGCGAGGGGCGATCGGTGATCCCGAAACCGCCCAGGAGATTGTGAGTGAGGCGTGGTTAGGGGGCGATCAGTGCGTCGCTGAGCTAACAACGCTGTTGCAACGGATTGGTGAGTTCTGGCTGTAGGGGAGCAAGGTTGATCTGCAACCGCTGAACAGCAACGTTAGCTAGCTCCGCCGCCAGACCTTGCACTCGTTCTTCAGCGGGATTGGTCAGCCCGAAACCGCTCAGAAGCTTGTCAGGCAAGGCCGTCATTTGAGTCCTGTTGGTGGTTGCGAAAGCGCCCAGCAGGGTGTCGGTGAGGGCCGTAGCGAGGGGCGATCGGTGATCCCGAAACCGCCCAGGAGATTGTGAGTGAGGCGTGGTTAGGGGGCGATCAGTGCGTCGCTGAGCTAACAACGCTGTTGCAACGGATTGGTGAGTTCTGGCTGTAGGGGAGCAAGGTTGATCTGCAACCGCTGAACAGCAACGTTAGCTAGTCGTCCCTGAAAAACTTCCTTGATTTTGGGGTTCCTACCTATCAAGCCCCACTGAATAAGGGCTTTAGAAGCCAAATCCTACCAACCGCAATTCGGGCAATACGTCTGAATCGGCGTTTCAAACCCTTATAGCAGGAGCCATTTTCCCTGATTTTGCAGGGACTTGAGCACTTTCTTGCAATTTCAAACGGTGTTTCAGAGGCTGAAAGCCTTGATTCTAAAGGGCTAATGAGGTTTTTCAGGGACAACTAGGTAGCTCACTCAGTACATTCCAATGGCTAAACTCATAAGTCGTATTACAGGACTCATTTCAGGCATCATTGTTGTTTTCATTGGTATTCCACTCTCTGTATGGGCATTTCTAACCACCATTAATGACGGTTTAGGTGATGCCTTTGCTAGAGCTATTTTAAACCCTGTCTTAAATCTTCTACCTCTTCCAGCATCAGTAAAGGAAGGGCTACTTGCTCAGCCTTGGATTGGTGTTGGTATTGTCATTCTTGCTATCTACTTCTTGTATGGTAGAAATGCAGCGAGTCCCCACAAGAAATAGTTGTCAAATTGTTAACGAAAATCTCGATCACTTAAGAATCTTTACTAATTTCTACAATTATCTCCCCTTGCTGCAATCGTTTCACTGCTTCTGGCAGTGTAGCTACGAGCAGTTGCCCTAAGTTGCGGTTCGTAACATTGCCACAGGTTAACCAGAGAATCTGAGGTGGTGATCCCAAACGACATACTAAATCGATAAAATCGCTATCTTTCGTCATAAGGGGTTTGCAATTAAATAATATCCCAATCAATCGGGGAGAATAGTAATATCCCATTTGGGCAGAGCTTCAGACCGTTGCCAGAAAGGGAGATAATCTGCTAGCTCCTCAGCCAATACCTTGACCCCTTTTTCATAAATGCCTTCAACCAGATAAACGACTGGATTCATTGCTTTCCAGGTCATGTGACTGGCCCATTGAACTGCCGCTTCTACCGAATCCAAGATGGCTCCATTCCAATACTGCTCAAGCGCTGCCCAGCATCGTTCAATGGCATTGTATTTACTGTGATAAGGCGGGTAGTAAATCAATCGAATCGGGAGCATGATCGTTTGGGCGAGTTCAACCATGCGTTTGATGAACTGAGTGCGATCACTGCGAGTGGCGGGTCCTCCATCTAAATTGATCACCCATTCCTCAATCTCCGGGTAATGGTCTTGATTGTCCTGCCACCACCACTCCAAACAATCGGCTATAAAATCGCTGGTTTCAGCCGATTGACCGAAGTAAATCGACAACTCGTCGTTGTCGAGATTGAGAATGCCAAAGGCACTAACACCGACTGCCACTCACTATCGTGGTCGTCGGCTTTTCTGGCTTCTAGAGTGCGATCCTTGCCATTACGCGATAGATTGCCGATCTTAACTTTGGCTTTGGTGTCAATCGAGAGCCTCAAGGACTTCGGATTGGCATCAGCCCGTTGATTCTCTTGAGCAACATTGTCAAAGATGGCATCGGTTTGAGCGATCTTCTTCAACGGTTTGACTTTTTGTGTTTTTTTAGGCGATATCCCATGCGATTGAGAATTGCCCCAATGGTCTGACGCGAAGGCAGTTGTTCCTCGTCGTAGCCCTTCTGCTCACTTAAGGCATCTCGGACGGCTTGGGCACTGATACGAGCATATAAGAAGGTCGATTGAAATTTCGGATCAGCTTGGGCTTGCC from Leptodesmis sichuanensis A121 includes:
- a CDS encoding ISL3 family transposase is translated as MSKRKGHQNFATVIGDVEAGKLIEVIDSHQQEDIIEILKQQPIEVRAKVEEVSVDMWGGFPKVVKKVFPNAVVVIDRFHVMKLVNEELNKIRRQSGVSDRGSKFILLKNGKDLTAEEKTKLEEILKRSKRLGKAYEWKEEFRAIYEQPLTVEEGKRQIQGWLDQARVVYSEASTTIRNHLDGISNYFRNRTTSGAMEGINNRIKLIKRQAYGFVNFNNFRERLLACFSD
- a CDS encoding DUF5615 family PIN-like protein, producing MTKDSDFIDLVCRLGSPPQILWLTCGNVTNRNLGQLLVATLPEAVKRLQQGEIIVEISKDS
- a CDS encoding ISAzo13-like element transposase-related protein produces the protein MAVGVSAFGILNLDNDELSIYFGQSAETSDFIADCLEWWWQDNQDHYPEIEEWVINLDGGPATRSDRTQFIKRMVELAQTIMLPIRLIYYPPYHSKYNAIERCWAALEQYWNGAILDSVEAAVQWASHMTWKAMNPVVYLVEGIYEKGVKVLAEELADYLPFWQRSEALPKWDITILPD